GCCGCCCTATTCCGACACCACCGCAATAGCCTATTACACAATCCATCGTGATAGAAATTATTTCCATTGAGAATGGACCACTGTTTAAAACAACAGTGAATAGAAATTGCATTTATTTGAATGCAAAATGTCCATTCAACCTATTCCAATGACAGGCTTACAGTTCATATTGCACATGGCTACTCATTGTAGGTCACTCGGTCTCCATCTTTATTTCAATAGTACTGAATTAAGTACTCTGGATATATCTGATTGTGATCAAATATGACAAAAATTCTGGGATACATGACATTGTCCACACAACTGTCATGGAAGTTGATAGCACTTTTGTCATCAGGCTTGAGGAAATCTTTCTTTCCCAGTGTAGTTTTCCCAACTATCACCTTGCACAGAAACATAGTTTTGGTCTTTTGGCTACTGAAGCCTTGTGGTGCCTCACCAAACAGAGGTACTGGATCAGTGTTCCATGGACTGTACTTGTCTGCATATGATGCAAATCTTGCAAAGTAGGTTCCTACATAAAAGGAAGAAGAGGGTTAATAATGGGGTTACTGTACCAGAGAGATTATACCTGCTGTCATACATACTATATTCATTTATAGCCTGTTTCATCATCACTTACCTTTTCCAAGAACATGGCCATTGATACCAGCTAACCTGTTGTCAAAATTGTATGTACAAATTGAGTGTACGTTGCTGACTTTTGTTCCATGAAACAGCTTCTCCTCCTTGACCTCTGTAACACCTTGAATCCTTCCCAACTGAATCTTTTTCCTTTAAAAAGAGAAGCACCATGTAAAAAAGGCcgtcctgctcctctcctcaTAACTTCCCTCACAGTCCCTTCAGTCCCGTTAGTTTGGCTGCTCAGCCTACCCAAATTATTCCTCACCCATCATAGAACTGCCATTCGCAACCAATATGAGTGCTTGGAAATGCGCATCTGGACACTGCACCCGCCCACTCAGGTCAGAGTGTTATCGTTGTCCGACAGGAGAAGACGCATGTTTCTGACTACTTTTAGTTGTTGACAGTAACACGAATGTCTGAATGTTGTACGTGTATCGAAATGCAGGGCATTTATTATGGGTATTACATGCTGTGTAATTTAAacgtttttatttaacctttaactagagaagtcagttaagaacaaattcttatttacattgacggcctaccccggccaaacactaacctggacgacgctgggccaattgtgcgtcgccttatgggacacccaatcacggccaattgtgatacagcctttaatcgaaccaaggtctgtagtgacgcctctagcactgagatgcagtgccttagaccgctgtgccactcgggagccccaaaaatAATGGTTAATTACCACTAATTACTTCCTGTTACTTTGATAGCTTTCAGACATAGGTTCTACTGTATGGCTGTTACTATTCTTTAATGTTCGAGTTGCCAATACTGCTTTGCCTATTGTTTATCATATGTAGTATTATTCCGTACAGCCATAAGTGTTATGGCATTGGATGCACAAGTACTTTTGCAGAAGTGGTTTAATTGTTGTATTGGTAAACAGTCTTTTGCATACACACGCTACCACAGCGTTTTCCATAGTGGCTTCAACATCATGTTCTAACCGGACAGCACTATAGAGGACAGAACCAAACCAATCAGTTAAGTATATAGtgggtgagggcattcacagctGACCActcagacgggtgagggcatACCAGCCAATTGTTTTCACGTGGTCCTTCTAGCCGGATTTAGTGACCAACAGTTTTTTACATGGTCCGTCATTTCTCCGGATTTAGCGACCAATAGTTTTTACAATGGTCAATACAATAGTGATAGAATACCACCAAATTAGATAGGAAATGTATACTGTACTACATCCATCTATTTCTGGAGAAATTATAATAATATTATGATGATGTAAATTCGAATTCCTCTTACCTACAGTAAAATTCCCAGAGGTCCAGGTTCTGTATTCTACAGATGGATTTGATGCGTCTTTCTAGTTCCCCCTCCTTTAAGCAGCCTGCCACATAATTATATTCAGCTGTGTCTCTCTTCAGACAGAACACCTATGGGTTAATGATGGAAATGAAATCATACTCAGATTACAAACAAACTCAGGATAAGTGATAAGTAAACAAACGTTATATTATTGAAGAATAACCGACTCTAAGGTTTGTTTATATACTAGATACTACGTCTAACATCTGATGTGATTGAGTTAGCAACAACTTGCCCTTTAAACAATCTAATTTTCCACTGGACATATATTGCTTTGTGTTCCCAAATCAATAAAAAAGAGATTACAAAAACTGATATGTATAACTTTTGTTTTCGTTTTATAACTTTATTTTCATCTGCACCTGATAGGGGTATTTGGGGTCCACCGCTTCCCAGTGTGTGGGCACTGAACTAACACAAGAGCATCTAaaagagaaacaaaataaacaatttCATGTTAAAAGGAAACCAAGCCACCAGTGAGTTGGTTTCACTTTCATTTCTCAGTAAGTGATGAGAGTATGTGTTGCCTAAAGGTGGAGCAATACATTTCAGAGACATGTTTGATCTGGATCCATTCCATAACTTATTGAACCCCAGTGATCACAATTGACAAATCTAAAGTTTCACCTTCCACTATTCCCGGTTTCGTGAGTCTTGTTGGATCGTTTGATTCGCCTCTGCTTCCTTGTTTTGATGTCAGTCAGAACCATCTCTGGAAATCAAATAGTCCGTGCTATCAGTTCACAACATAAAACCTTTGATGTGAAAATAACTtctaaaaaattcaaaaaaaaataCTGTATGATATTATTGTGGATACAGGTTGATAGTTAGGAATCAAGTAAATACCAGCAAAATCCAGCTTGTTGATGCCTCTGGATGTGGATATCTGTAACACTCCTTTTGGATTTCTTGTGTAATACCTTTCAATGTCCTCACTGGTCAGAGATTTTCCTTCTATTTGATCATCCTgaaagaaaaatacaatttataagaCAAAGCAAAGTCTGAAAGATGTAAGAGTTGgaccactgggcacagacgtcaattcaacgtctattccaagttggctcaacgtcatttcattgaaattatgtggaaacaattTTGACTCAACCAGTGTATGCccagtgggtgtgggtgtgggtgaatgggtggggaggggggggggtagtggGAGATTAACTCTAGACTGACAAAAGAGACACCTACCTCAAACATGTGCCACGTTCCCCTTTCGTCCAGGTAGAACCAATGCCATGGATTTGTTTTGTAATCTGTCATAACAGGCATGTCTGAGGTGTCCATGTCCTCAACTTCTGAACTCCTTTCTGATTGAGTCCACATCTAcatcaggacacacacacatatcatatTTACAGAAACACCACTGAAATTTGGCTTGATAAAATACTAGGGAAAATGTTACTTTACCTTCTCCTGAGGTTTTGTTTTGTAGTAAAGGTGAATGGTACTGTAGCTATCCAAGATTAGCCTGCCACTCCTGATCTTGTTCAGCACTGCTTGAAAATGCTGTAGTAACATCACCAGTCAAACCACACCCTCTTAAAGGAGGACGTCCTTGTCTGAAAGTCTGGTGTATGACGCTCACCTGTGGATTAAGTAAATCAGCTTTTTAGATGGAACGTCTGAGTCACCAATAAAGTTGACGTCAGACTTGttttgcatatacagttgaaggcttacatacaccttagccaaatacatttaaacgtagtttcacaattcctgacatttaatcctaggaaaaaatccctgtcttaggtcagttaggatcaacacattattttaagaatgcgaaatgtcagaataatagtagagagaatgatttatttcagcttttatttatgtcatcacattcccagggggtcagaagtttacatacactcaattagtatttggtagcattgtctttaaattgtttaacttgggtcaaacgttttgggtagccttccacaagcttcccacaataagctgggtgaattttggcccattcctcctgacagagctggtgtaacggagtcaggtttgtaggcctccttgctcgcacacactttttcagttatgcccacaaatgttctatatgattgaggtcagggctttttgatggctactccaataccttgactttgttgtccttaagccattttgccacaactttggaagtgtgcttggggtcattgtccatttggaagacccatttgcaaccaagctttaacttcctgactgatgtcttgagatgttgcttcaatatatccacataatggtcctgcgtcatgatgccatctattttgtgaagtgcaccagtccctcctgcagcaaagcacacccacaacatgatgctgccacccccgtgcatcacggttgggatggtgttcttcggcttgcaagcatccccctttttcctccaaacataacgatggtcattatgaccaaacagttctatttttgtttcatcagaccagaggacatttctccaaaaagtacgatttttggccccatgtgcagtttcaaaccgtagtctggcttttttatggcagttttggagcagtgacttctttcttgatgagcggcctttcaggctatgtcgatataggtctcgttttactgtggatatagatacttttgtaccggtttcctccagcatcttcacaaggccctttgctgttgttctgggattgatttgcacttttcacaccaaagtacattcatctctaggagaaagaacgcgtctccttcctgagtggtatgacggctacgtggtcccatggtgtttgtacttgcatacttttgtttgtacagatgaccttggtaccttcaggcatttggaaattactcccaaggatgaaccagacttgtggcggtctacaatttattttctgaggtcttggttgatttattttgattttcccatgtcaagcaaagaggcagtgagtttgaaggtaggccttgaaatacatccacaggtacacctccaattgacccaattgatgtcaattagcctatcagaagcttctaaagccatgacataattttctacaacgttccaagctgtttaaaggcacagtcaacttagtgtatgtaaacttctgacccactggaattgtgatacagtgaattataagtgaaataatctgtctgtaaacaattgttgaaaaattacttgtgtcatgcacaaagtagatgtcctaaccaacttgccaaaactatagtttgttaacaagaaatttgtggtgtggttgaaaaacaagttttaatgactccaacctaagtgtatgtaaacttccgacttcaactgtatgccatATAAAACGTAGGTCCTTTCTTCATTTTGTTGTCACTGGTCCATGATGTTCCAGTCAAGACTGGAGGAACTCACTCATTCTGCTAGTTACTATTTTTATAAATGTGTGTATTTCCTCCTTATCCTAACGGATTGTATTCTTGAAATCTCTTGACGACTGTATAATCCTCACTAAGAAAAGACAATTGTTCAACCCCCCGCCCCGacaaaaaaaagaacaaagaCTAACTCACAATGACTTCATATGAAATGTACTAAGTTATGAGGCATGGTTATATCATCTCTGAGGGGATATCAGTCAATCCCATGCCTCAACAACATTTGAAAATCAGATATGATTGAACAGAAATGTATGGCGTAATCTTGTGTTGTACTGCCGCCATGTGGCCAATTAGATGCACTCAGCATTTCATTTCCCTCCATTGTTTCCCTATCGCTTAACCTTCTATGATCCTTGGTAGTATTTGCAGGAAATATATAGATAGATAAAATAATGCACACCTTGCATTCAACATGACTAGCGCTGGTAAACATACACATATAACATTTTAGTTTATTTACAGTGTATTACAACAGTAGGCCTAAATCAAGCCCATATCGAGTTTATACATCAAAGCAGAGGACATGAAGTACTGACCAACATTACATGACTTTAAATGAACACGAAAATACTGTCATTATGACATAGTTTGACACCCTCTCATTAAGAGGAAAGACAATTTTAATTTAGCTCAAGAAAATATTCATGGGGGTATTTCCTTCTTGAACAATGTACTATGTGCAGAATGAGGGAGGTAGATTGTTTAAGGGGTAAGAGAGTGCTTATCATGCATATATcaactacatacagtacacatataCAGGTAGACTACTGCACTGGCAGATCATGGTACCAATAGCGGTGAAGGAGAAAGCAGTAGATTTTAAGACATATTGGCCTTTAAAAGCCATCTCGGCCGAAGGTCTTGGCCTCAACTAACTCAGGCAATCAATCACTTGACTTGCACAAACGGTCCCCAAAGAGATTCATCCAGTTTCTTAGCTTAGCAACACTAGCTAGGCCTATATCCTAGCTTTCATTTAGAAAATGCatctgctacagtacagtacacagagaGGAGCTGACTATAAGCCTCATGCATGGTATGATGTGATAGTACAACTGCAGTGTTTGCATTGTCTGTTTAGTTAGATTTCACATAGAATTGGAGCAACTCTATCTAGTTTTCCTAGAATTCCAATTTCTTTGGTAACTATATttgttctacatacagtaccagtcaaaagtttggatacacctctcaaggatttttctttatttttactattttctacattgtagaataatagtgaagacctcaaaactacgaaataacacatttggaatgatgcagtaaccaaaaaagttttcaacaaatcaaaatatattttataattaagattcttcaaagtagccaccctttgccttgatgacagctttgcacactcttggcaatctcaaccagtttcatgaggttgtcacctggaatgcatttcaattaacaggtgtaccttggtaaaagttcatttgtggaatttcattccttcttaacgcatttgagacaatcagttgtgttgtgacaagtccatattatggcataaacagctcaaataagcaagagaaacaacagtccatcattactttaagacatgaagaacttttaaagtttcttcaagtgcagttgcaaaaaccatcaagcgctatgaagaaactggctctcatgaggaccgccacaggaaaggaggaccgccacaggaaaggaagaccctctgctgcagaggataagttcattagagttaccagcctcaggaattgcagcccaaataaatgcttcagagttcaagtaacagacatctcaacatcaacttttcagagactgcatgaatcagaccttcatggttgaatttctgcaaaaaaaaacactactaaaggacaccaataagaagagacttgcttgggccaagaaacatgagcaatggacattagaccggtggaaatctgtcctttggtctgatgagtccaaatttgagattttttgttacaacgctgtgtctttgtgagacgcagagtagatgaacggaggatctccgcatgtgtggatcctaccgtgaagaatggaggtggtgtgatgttgtgggggtgcattgctggtgaaactgtctgtgatttatttagaattcaaggcacacttaaccagcatggctaccacagcattctgcaacgatacgccatcccatctggtttgcgcttagtgggacgatca
The DNA window shown above is from Salmo trutta chromosome 8, fSalTru1.1, whole genome shotgun sequence and carries:
- the LOC115199114 gene encoding protein mono-ADP-ribosyltransferase PARP11-like, with translation MLLQHFQAVLNKIRSGRLILDSYSTIHLYYKTKPQEKMWTQSERSSEVEDMDTSDMPVMTDYKTNPWHWFYLDERGTWHMFEDDQIEGKSLTSEDIERYYTRNPKGVLQISTSRGINKLDFAEMVLTDIKTRKQRRIKRSNKTHETGNSGRCSCVSSVPTHWEAVDPKYPYQVFCLKRDTAEYNYVAGCLKEGELERRIKSICRIQNLDLWEFYCRKKIQLGRIQGVTEVKEEKLFHGTKVSNVHSICTYNFDNRLAGINGHVLGKGTYFARFASYADKYSPWNTDPVPLFGEAPQGFSSQKTKTMFLCKVIVGKTTLGKKDFLKPDDKSAINFHDSCVDNVMYPRIFVIFDHNQIYPEYLIQYY